One genomic window of Leptospira paudalimensis includes the following:
- a CDS encoding flippase, translating into MKAIFFNSIWFFFDKVFKLIVGFTISVMIVRYLGPEWFGKYNYVNSIIVLFGIFVSFGSEGILVKFLVSEPEQKNEILSASFWFHSVFGLLSFLLSFLFLQILRNEADLFQLLMILGIPLLFRSFSVVKYVYESNLEIKKVVIIDNLIFFSFSFIRVLLVYLNLSFNWIFVSFAAEGIIANLSLFFYYRLHHPAFLNFRPKLETIKSILKESFPILVSGFAIIVYMKVDQIMIGSMLGDEQLGIYSVGVRLSEFWYFIPIGISSSFFPHLIALKKDLSIHYKRRFAILHSIVFWMALLGACITQFAADYVIVNIYGYEYFNSSSVLKIHIWASLFVFLGVAGSNYYILENLQKLTIFKSFFGLLVNIILNFFWIPEFGIVGAAFATLISQFCANTLFLVLFRSLHPLLFLQFGSLLEIRFLNIKSIFKKQVSVYQAND; encoded by the coding sequence TTGAAAGCTATTTTTTTTAATTCAATCTGGTTTTTTTTCGACAAAGTTTTTAAGCTCATTGTTGGCTTTACAATCAGTGTAATGATTGTAAGATACCTTGGTCCGGAATGGTTTGGTAAATATAATTATGTTAATTCGATCATTGTTTTATTTGGAATTTTTGTTTCCTTTGGATCTGAAGGAATATTGGTAAAATTTTTAGTTTCTGAACCAGAGCAGAAAAATGAAATTCTATCTGCTTCCTTTTGGTTTCATTCTGTATTTGGTTTATTATCGTTTCTATTATCCTTTTTATTCCTTCAAATTCTTCGAAATGAAGCAGATTTATTTCAATTATTAATGATTTTGGGGATCCCATTATTGTTTCGTTCATTTTCGGTCGTAAAGTATGTTTATGAATCCAATTTAGAAATTAAAAAAGTAGTTATAATTGATAATCTTATTTTTTTTTCCTTTTCATTCATTCGAGTTTTGTTGGTTTATTTAAATTTAAGTTTTAATTGGATTTTTGTCTCCTTTGCTGCAGAAGGTATTATTGCCAATCTTTCTTTGTTTTTTTACTATCGTTTACATCATCCTGCATTTTTGAATTTCCGTCCCAAATTAGAAACAATTAAATCGATACTTAAAGAATCATTTCCAATTTTGGTGTCTGGGTTTGCGATCATTGTTTATATGAAAGTAGATCAAATAATGATTGGGTCTATGTTAGGTGATGAGCAATTGGGTATTTATAGTGTCGGTGTACGGCTAAGTGAGTTTTGGTATTTTATTCCTATCGGAATTTCTTCTTCATTTTTTCCCCATTTGATAGCATTGAAGAAGGACTTGTCAATTCACTATAAGAGACGATTTGCAATTTTGCATAGTATTGTATTTTGGATGGCACTGTTAGGAGCATGTATCACTCAATTTGCCGCAGACTATGTAATCGTTAATATTTATGGGTATGAATATTTTAATTCATCCTCGGTTTTAAAAATTCATATATGGGCATCTTTGTTTGTATTTTTGGGTGTAGCTGGAAGTAATTATTATATTTTAGAGAATTTGCAAAAGCTGACGATATTCAAAAGCTTTTTTGGACTATTGGTCAATATTATTTTAAATTTTTTCTGGATTCCTGAATTTGGAATTGTTGGTGCAGCATTTGCTACTCTCATTTCACAATTTTGTGCTAATACATTGTTTTTGGTTTTGTTTAGAAGTTTGCATCCTCTTTTATTCCTTCAATTTGGAAGTTTACTTGAGATAAGATTTTTAAATATAAAAAGTATTTTCAAAAAACAAGTAAGTGTTTATCAGGCAAATGATTAG
- a CDS encoding sugar transferase gives MAQNTPLTRRHSRWFERILLSYLFQFISGGIVLIISSAIPIWGIQFWKANDPNLITSLSASIISFLIATFSLRKLFRLPASESVSFIFPVTIICFAIPILFILFFRASYSLQIFVISFIVTLLWCFAGFFLGRRYRLIRYAILPSSSSNDLVKSHGALFSILKSPDLEGQRYNAIVADFDSPMLTPEWEKFLAECTLARIPVYSEKKIREFVTGRVKIKHLSENVFGSLLPSEIYESIKRWIDFLSALFLIPIFLPFFIIIAILIKLESKGPALFIQPRMGFRGKVFPMLKFRSMYTNKEGGRFTNPSDDPRITRIGKIIRKFRIDELPQLFNILIGQMSFIGPRPESFELSQWYEKDVPFFAYRHVVRPGISGWAQVEQGYAAEVDGMNVKLEYDFYYIKNFSFWLDLLITFKTIKTILTGFGAR, from the coding sequence ATGGCGCAAAACACTCCTTTAACACGAAGACATTCAAGATGGTTTGAGCGAATTCTCCTTAGTTATCTATTTCAGTTTATATCTGGTGGAATTGTCCTCATCATTTCTTCCGCCATTCCTATTTGGGGTATTCAATTTTGGAAAGCTAACGATCCCAATTTAATCACATCATTATCAGCAAGTATCATTTCATTTCTAATCGCAACTTTTAGTTTAAGGAAACTGTTCCGTTTACCAGCATCAGAATCAGTATCGTTTATATTTCCAGTCACCATTATCTGTTTTGCGATTCCCATTTTATTCATATTGTTTTTCCGTGCTTCTTATTCCTTACAGATATTTGTAATTAGTTTTATAGTGACTTTACTTTGGTGTTTTGCAGGATTTTTTCTAGGGAGACGGTATCGATTAATACGGTACGCAATTTTGCCATCGTCATCTAGTAATGATTTAGTAAAATCACATGGTGCACTATTTTCAATATTGAAGTCTCCTGATTTAGAAGGACAACGATACAATGCAATCGTTGCCGATTTTGATAGTCCTATGTTAACGCCTGAATGGGAAAAGTTTTTAGCTGAGTGTACACTGGCCAGAATTCCAGTTTATTCAGAGAAAAAAATTAGAGAGTTTGTTACGGGAAGAGTAAAGATCAAACACCTTTCTGAAAATGTTTTTGGCTCACTTTTACCATCAGAAATTTATGAATCAATTAAACGTTGGATTGATTTCCTTTCCGCTTTATTCCTCATTCCAATTTTTTTACCGTTCTTTATCATCATCGCAATCCTAATTAAATTAGAATCAAAAGGTCCTGCCTTATTTATACAACCGAGAATGGGTTTTCGTGGAAAAGTATTTCCCATGTTAAAATTTAGAAGTATGTATACAAATAAGGAAGGTGGTCGATTTACAAATCCAAGTGATGATCCAAGAATTACACGCATTGGAAAAATTATCCGTAAGTTTCGCATTGATGAACTGCCTCAATTGTTTAATATTTTGATTGGTCAAATGTCGTTCATTGGTCCAAGACCTGAATCTTTTGAATTATCCCAGTGGTATGAGAAGGATGTTCCTTTTTTTGCATATCGCCATGTTGTTAGACCTGGGATTAGTGGTTGGGCACAAGTAGAACAAGGTTATGCTGCTGAAGTTGATGGTATGAATGTAAAACTTGAATACGATTTTTATTACATTAAAAACTTTTCATTTTGGTTAGATCTATTGATTACTTTCAAAACAATCAAAACGATATTAACAGGATTTGGTGCAAGATAA
- a CDS encoding glycosyltransferase family 9 protein translates to MIRSIFIFLASLFRIFSIFREEVTLICKIDNIGDYILFRNFLKDFKDSAFNQKRRIVLVGNIAWKNIFESYDHSTIDKVIWVNINSLQNNIFYRYGILSLLNSFRIHSIVQPTYSRNLLIDFLLLPLRAKFKYTPFGDDLNHITELKIKNDLSYSHIIKSDRDIDFEFDRNLFFFKNLDPVFSKVKFSLPFERKLHSENVISFFIGSSSKTRQFSKENLSYIVKSIESRGIDRINLIGGHSEFKLGEELSQISERVVNLCGKLTLSETINTIGNSKIVLTMDSSGLHMAMGTGVSKVYCFSNGNHAFRFVPYPKQYKNLTVFFPPIIDMTIVKHQKIVYDSFKNGSLIPIDSIRIDLAIKSIVKGLRSK, encoded by the coding sequence ATGATTAGAAGTATTTTCATTTTTTTAGCGAGTTTGTTCAGAATTTTTTCTATTTTTAGGGAGGAAGTAACTTTAATATGTAAAATTGATAATATTGGAGATTACATACTTTTTAGAAATTTTTTAAAAGATTTTAAGGATTCTGCATTCAACCAAAAACGAAGGATTGTATTGGTTGGAAATATTGCTTGGAAAAATATTTTTGAAAGTTATGATCATTCTACAATAGATAAGGTAATTTGGGTAAATATAAATTCCTTGCAGAATAATATATTCTATCGATACGGAATTCTTTCTTTACTGAATAGCTTTCGCATTCATTCGATTGTGCAACCGACATATTCTCGAAATTTATTGATTGATTTTTTGCTTTTACCACTTAGGGCAAAATTCAAATACACCCCGTTTGGCGATGATTTAAACCATATAACGGAACTTAAAATAAAGAATGATTTATCATATTCACATATTATCAAATCGGACAGGGATATAGATTTTGAATTTGATAGAAACTTGTTTTTTTTCAAAAATTTAGACCCAGTATTTTCTAAAGTGAAATTTTCATTGCCGTTTGAACGTAAATTACATTCAGAGAATGTAATTTCATTTTTTATTGGTTCCAGCTCTAAAACTCGTCAATTTTCAAAGGAAAATTTAAGTTATATAGTGAAATCAATTGAGAGTCGAGGTATAGATCGAATAAATCTAATTGGGGGACATTCAGAATTCAAATTAGGTGAAGAATTGAGTCAAATTTCAGAAAGAGTCGTAAATTTATGCGGCAAGCTCACACTCTCCGAAACAATTAATACCATTGGGAATTCAAAAATTGTTTTAACGATGGATTCAAGTGGTTTACATATGGCAATGGGCACTGGAGTTTCAAAAGTATATTGTTTTTCTAATGGCAATCATGCTTTTCGATTTGTACCATATCCAAAACAATATAAAAATCTAACTGTTTTTTTTCCTCCTATCATTGATATGACCATTGTTAAACATCAGAAGATAGTGTATGATTCTTTTAAAAATGGTTCTCTTATTCCTATCGATTCCATCCGTATTGATTTAGCAATAAAAAGTATCGTCAAAGGATTACGTTCCAAATGA
- a CDS encoding O-antigen polymerase, with protein sequence MLVTLSFYIFLILLVSYFSKQGMGLLITLTWWGILNVITYFSLSGLFLLSSETQLVYFLFFAFFVISFLLTEKLLQFIQLKKSNLNVSAYLYRFLSNLTLFVLLPIQLIFTLRAIYLISFVMTPSYYRSDVFGLMTGTSSLFFNSILFAKAHAFIMGPLQFVIFFAGFSYFINRKKKGLLALGTILIVLDALMMFGRFGYHYLILSLVFYFFLSGKIRNLHEKRRVILSTLAFITILLFTVVKVTNNRGDSNFTKIFETYVITYHTESFIIFDTELKNPNSILHEYTYGLSTFGGVERYFIPIINQFGFKWLSQTDIVGGYLHQNFLVGYDEYLKPLLFNAYGSIFFTMYRDGGLIAVSIFGILFGLFFSFYSVSLKSKDPIDFAIFYGLLFILIYGVFQPTVLGPMLPALFILYLSKVIFNAYAKLVH encoded by the coding sequence ATGTTAGTTACTCTTTCCTTTTATATTTTTTTGATTCTACTGGTTTCGTATTTTAGTAAACAAGGGATGGGTTTACTTATTACATTAACCTGGTGGGGGATTCTAAACGTAATCACTTATTTTTCGTTATCTGGTTTGTTTTTGCTATCTAGTGAAACTCAATTAGTATACTTTTTGTTTTTTGCTTTTTTTGTGATCAGTTTTCTTTTAACTGAAAAGTTGTTACAATTCATACAATTGAAGAAATCCAATCTTAATGTTAGTGCTTATTTATATCGTTTTTTATCTAATTTGACTTTATTCGTTTTATTGCCGATACAACTGATTTTTACTCTTCGGGCAATTTATTTAATTAGTTTTGTAATGACACCTTCTTACTACAGAAGTGATGTTTTTGGGCTAATGACGGGAACATCTTCATTATTTTTCAATTCAATCCTTTTTGCAAAGGCACACGCTTTTATAATGGGGCCATTACAGTTTGTGATTTTTTTTGCAGGTTTTTCTTATTTCATAAATCGTAAGAAGAAAGGATTATTGGCTCTTGGAACCATCTTGATTGTTTTGGATGCACTAATGATGTTTGGAAGATTTGGTTATCACTATTTGATTCTATCTTTGGTATTTTATTTTTTCTTATCTGGTAAAATTCGGAATCTTCATGAAAAAAGGAGAGTCATTCTTTCAACTTTAGCATTCATTACAATTTTACTTTTTACAGTGGTGAAGGTTACAAATAATAGAGGTGATTCAAATTTTACAAAGATCTTTGAAACTTATGTTATCACTTACCATACAGAATCTTTTATCATATTTGATACGGAACTAAAAAATCCAAACTCGATTCTTCATGAATACACTTATGGTTTATCAACCTTTGGAGGAGTGGAACGATATTTTATTCCAATAATCAATCAATTTGGATTCAAATGGTTGTCGCAAACTGATATAGTCGGCGGATATTTACACCAAAATTTCCTGGTAGGGTATGATGAATATTTAAAACCTCTATTATTTAATGCATATGGATCTATTTTTTTCACAATGTACCGTGATGGTGGATTGATTGCAGTTTCTATATTTGGAATCTTATTTGGATTATTCTTTTCATTCTATTCCGTATCATTGAAAAGTAAAGATCCAATTGATTTTGCCATATTTTATGGATTATTATTTATTTTAATATATGGTGTCTTTCAGCCGACAGTATTGGGACCGATGTTACCCGCTTTATTTATTTTATATCTGTCAAAAGTCATTTTTAATGCTTATGCAAAGTTAGTTCATTGA